In Streptomyces sp. NBC_01717, one DNA window encodes the following:
- the leuD gene encoding 3-isopropylmalate dehydratase small subunit, translating to MEAFTTHTGRAVPLRRSNVDTDQIIPAHWLKKVTRDGFEDGLFEAWRKDGNFVLNRPERDGATVLVAGPDFGTGSSREHAVWALQNYGFKAVISSRFADIFRGNSLKNGLLTVVLDQKVVDALWELTEADPKVEITVDLEERQVRAEGITADFELDENARWRLLNGLDDISLTLQNEADIATYEAARPTFKPRTINA from the coding sequence ATGGAAGCTTTCACCACACACACCGGCCGGGCTGTCCCGCTGCGCCGCAGCAACGTCGACACCGACCAGATCATCCCCGCCCACTGGCTGAAGAAGGTCACCCGCGACGGCTTCGAGGACGGACTCTTCGAGGCCTGGCGCAAGGACGGGAACTTCGTCCTCAACCGCCCCGAGCGGGACGGCGCCACGGTCCTGGTGGCAGGTCCCGACTTCGGTACCGGCTCGTCCCGTGAACACGCCGTCTGGGCCCTGCAGAACTACGGTTTCAAGGCCGTCATCTCGTCCCGGTTCGCCGACATCTTCCGCGGCAACTCGCTGAAGAACGGCCTGCTGACCGTCGTGCTCGACCAGAAGGTGGTCGACGCACTCTGGGAGCTGACCGAGGCCGACCCGAAGGTCGAGATCACCGTCGACCTGGAGGAGCGCCAGGTCCGCGCCGAGGGCATCACCGCCGACTTCGAGCTCGACGAGAACGCCCGCTGGCGACTGCTGAACGGGCTGGACGACATCAGCCTCACCCTTCAGAACGAAGCGGACATCGCGACTTATGAGGCGGCAAGGCCGACCTTCAAGCCGCGTACAATTAACGCCTGA
- the cofC gene encoding 2-phospho-L-lactate guanylyltransferase produces MCIEGEIATNTDPTGLWSLVVPLKPLAQGKSRLTGAAGVMLRPRLALAFAQDTVAAALSCRAVRDVVVVTDDPVAAAALAALGARTVPDEPAAGLNAALVHGERAVRDRRPAAAVAALNADLPALRPAELARVLDFATEFPRAFVTDATGIGTTFLSATSGVELRPAFGGPSRARHLSSGAVEITSAGIDSVRQDVDTGDDLRAAVRLGVGPYTADRWAAGVPARDR; encoded by the coding sequence ATGTGCATCGAGGGGGAGATCGCCACGAACACCGACCCGACCGGCCTGTGGTCCCTGGTCGTCCCGTTGAAGCCGCTGGCACAGGGCAAGAGCAGGCTCACGGGGGCGGCCGGCGTCATGCTGCGCCCCCGGCTCGCCCTGGCCTTCGCGCAGGACACCGTGGCTGCCGCGCTGTCCTGCCGGGCCGTACGGGATGTGGTGGTCGTCACGGACGACCCGGTGGCCGCGGCCGCGCTCGCGGCGCTCGGGGCGCGCACCGTTCCCGACGAACCGGCCGCCGGGCTCAACGCCGCACTCGTCCACGGCGAGCGGGCGGTGCGCGACCGGCGGCCCGCCGCCGCGGTCGCGGCGCTGAACGCGGATCTGCCCGCACTGCGACCCGCGGAATTGGCCCGGGTCCTCGATTTCGCAACCGAATTTCCTCGCGCATTTGTTACGGATGCGACAGGAATCGGCACGACATTTCTTTCGGCTACGTCCGGGGTGGAATTGCGTCCGGCTTTCGGTGGCCCGTCCAGGGCTCGGCATCTTTCCTCCGGCGCGGTGGAAATCACGTCAGCCGGTATCGATTCGGTCCGCCAGGACGTGGACACCGGCGACGATCTGCGGGCGGCCGTGCGCCTCGGGGTCGGCCCGTACACGGCGGACCGCTGGGCCGCGGGCGTGCCCGCGCGGGACCGATAG
- a CDS encoding D-alanine--D-alanine ligase family protein: MSSENLPQSPEQQLRKPRVAVVFGGRSSEHGISVVTAGAVLNAIDRTKYDVLPIGITTDGRWALTADEPERMAITDRKMPDVAQLAESSEGGVVLSVDPGSREVVYSEPGSVPKALGEVDVVFPVLHGPYGEDGTLQGLLELSGVPYVGAGVLASAVGQDKEYMKRVFTSFGLPVGPYVVIRPREWDTDRSGARKRIVDFAGEHGWPLFIKPARAGSSIGITKVDDLSGLDEAIEEARRHDPKFLVESLLRGREIECGVLEFEDGPRASVPAEIPPVTAHDFYDFEAKYIDSASGIVPAPLTEEQTAEVQRLAVEAFEAASCEGLVRADFFLTEDGSFVINEINTLPGFTPISMYPRMWQESGVSYQELVDRLIQAALTRPTGLR, encoded by the coding sequence ATGAGCAGCGAGAACCTCCCCCAGAGCCCGGAGCAGCAGCTCCGCAAGCCGCGTGTGGCCGTCGTGTTCGGCGGCCGCAGCTCCGAACACGGCATTTCGGTCGTCACCGCAGGTGCCGTCCTGAACGCCATCGACCGGACGAAGTACGACGTCCTGCCGATCGGCATCACGACGGACGGCCGCTGGGCGCTCACCGCCGACGAGCCCGAGCGGATGGCCATCACCGACCGGAAGATGCCGGACGTGGCACAACTGGCCGAGTCCAGCGAGGGCGGCGTGGTGCTCTCCGTCGACCCCGGCAGCCGCGAGGTGGTCTACAGCGAGCCCGGCTCGGTCCCGAAGGCGCTCGGCGAGGTCGACGTCGTTTTCCCCGTCCTGCACGGCCCGTACGGCGAGGACGGCACCCTCCAGGGGCTCCTGGAGCTGTCCGGGGTGCCGTACGTGGGCGCCGGTGTGCTCGCCTCGGCGGTCGGCCAGGACAAGGAGTACATGAAGCGGGTGTTCACCTCGTTCGGGCTGCCCGTCGGTCCGTACGTCGTGATCCGCCCCCGTGAGTGGGACACCGACCGCTCCGGTGCCCGCAAGCGCATCGTGGACTTCGCCGGTGAGCACGGCTGGCCGCTCTTCATCAAGCCCGCCCGGGCAGGTTCGTCCATCGGTATCACCAAGGTCGACGACCTCTCCGGCCTCGACGAGGCGATCGAGGAAGCCCGCCGCCACGACCCCAAGTTCCTGGTCGAGTCGCTGCTGCGGGGCCGCGAGATCGAGTGCGGGGTGCTGGAGTTCGAGGACGGACCGCGCGCCAGCGTGCCCGCCGAGATCCCGCCGGTCACCGCGCACGACTTCTACGACTTCGAGGCCAAGTACATCGACTCGGCGTCCGGGATCGTGCCCGCCCCGCTCACCGAGGAGCAGACGGCCGAGGTCCAGCGGCTCGCGGTCGAGGCCTTCGAGGCGGCGTCCTGCGAGGGCCTGGTGCGCGCCGACTTCTTCCTCACCGAGGACGGCAGCTTCGTGATCAACGAGATCAATACGCTGCCGGGCTTCACCCCGATCTCCATGTACCCGCGGATGTGGCAGGAGAGCGGCGTGAGCTACCAGGAGCTGGTGGACCGGCTGATCCAGGCAGCGTTGACCCGCCCGACCGGCCTGCGCTGA
- a CDS encoding Lrp/AsnC family transcriptional regulator, giving the protein MVQAYILIQTEVGKASTVAETITKIPGVIQAEDVTGPYDVIVRAQADTVDELGRMVVAKVQQVEGITRTLTCPVVHL; this is encoded by the coding sequence GTGGTACAGGCGTACATCCTTATCCAGACCGAGGTGGGCAAGGCGTCGACCGTCGCCGAGACCATCACGAAAATCCCGGGAGTGATCCAGGCAGAGGACGTCACCGGCCCCTACGACGTGATTGTGCGCGCGCAGGCCGACACAGTCGATGAACTCGGACGCATGGTGGTCGCCAAGGTCCAGCAGGTGGAAGGCATCACCAGAACCTTGACCTGCCCGGTCGTTCATCTGTAG
- a CDS encoding HU family DNA-binding protein, giving the protein MNKAQLVEAIADKVGGRQQAADAVDAVLDAIVRAVVAGDRVSVTGFGSFEKVDRPARYARNPQTGERVRVKKTSVPRFRAGQGFKDLVSGSKKLPKHDVAVKKAPKGSLSGGASTRTTTKAAAKKATAKKATAKKATAKKAVTAAKTTAAKKTTAKKTTAAAKKTTPAKKTTAAAAKKTTAVKKTVASKTAPAKKTTAKKAPAKKTTARKTTAKKAVARKK; this is encoded by the coding sequence GTGAACAAGGCGCAGCTCGTAGAAGCGATTGCCGACAAGGTCGGCGGCCGCCAGCAGGCCGCAGACGCTGTCGACGCGGTACTCGACGCGATCGTCCGTGCCGTTGTCGCCGGGGACCGTGTCTCGGTCACCGGCTTCGGCTCGTTCGAGAAGGTCGACCGGCCGGCTCGCTACGCCCGCAACCCGCAGACGGGTGAGCGCGTACGGGTCAAGAAGACCTCGGTGCCCCGCTTCCGCGCGGGACAGGGCTTCAAGGACCTGGTGAGCGGCTCGAAGAAGCTCCCCAAGCACGATGTGGCCGTGAAGAAGGCGCCCAAGGGCAGCCTCTCGGGCGGTGCTTCCACCCGTACGACCACGAAGGCCGCCGCCAAGAAGGCCACTGCCAAGAAGGCCACGGCGAAGAAGGCCACCGCCAAGAAGGCGGTGACCGCGGCGAAGACCACCGCCGCCAAGAAGACCACCGCGAAGAAGACCACCGCGGCGGCCAAGAAGACCACGCCGGCCAAGAAGACCACGGCCGCGGCGGCGAAGAAGACCACGGCCGTCAAGAAGACCGTCGCCAGCAAGACCGCGCCCGCCAAGAAGACCACGGCGAAGAAGGCGCCCGCGAAGAAGACCACGGCGCGCAAGACCACGGCCAAGAAGGCCGTCGCGCGGAAGAAGTGA
- a CDS encoding NAD(P)H-dependent glycerol-3-phosphate dehydrogenase, translated as MTHPVKAAVFGTGSWGTAFGMILADAGGEVTLWGRRAEAVEAINTTRTNPDYLPGIELPESIRATTDAAEALRGADFAVLAVPSQTLRANLADWAPHLGPDTVLVSLMKGVELGTAERMSEVIEDVTKVGVDRIAVVTGPNLAKEIAERRPAAAVVACQDESVARRLQAACHTSYFRPYTNTDVVGCELGGAVKNVIGLAVGIADGMGLGDNAKGSLITRGLAETTRLGLAMGADPLTFSGLAGLGDLVATCSSPLSRNHTFGTNLGRGMTLEETIAVTKQTAEGVKSCESVRDLARRHGIDMPITETVVSIVHEGKPPMVALGELMSRSAKAERH; from the coding sequence GTGACGCACCCCGTAAAAGCAGCCGTCTTCGGAACCGGCTCATGGGGTACGGCGTTCGGCATGATCCTCGCCGACGCCGGTGGCGAGGTCACTCTCTGGGGCCGTCGTGCCGAGGCCGTCGAGGCGATCAACACGACCCGTACCAACCCCGACTATCTGCCGGGAATTGAACTCCCCGAGTCCATCAGGGCCACCACCGACGCCGCGGAGGCGCTGCGCGGCGCCGACTTCGCGGTGCTCGCCGTGCCGTCGCAGACACTGCGCGCCAACCTCGCCGACTGGGCCCCGCACCTCGGACCGGACACCGTGCTCGTCTCGCTGATGAAGGGCGTCGAACTCGGCACCGCCGAGCGGATGAGCGAGGTCATCGAGGACGTCACCAAGGTCGGTGTGGACCGCATCGCCGTCGTCACCGGCCCCAACCTGGCCAAGGAGATCGCCGAACGCCGCCCTGCCGCGGCCGTCGTCGCCTGCCAGGACGAGTCGGTGGCCCGCCGCCTCCAGGCCGCCTGCCACACCTCGTACTTCCGCCCGTACACCAACACCGATGTGGTCGGCTGCGAACTGGGCGGCGCGGTCAAGAACGTCATCGGTCTCGCCGTCGGCATCGCCGACGGGATGGGCCTCGGCGACAACGCCAAGGGCTCGCTCATCACCCGCGGCCTCGCCGAGACCACCCGGCTCGGCCTCGCCATGGGCGCCGACCCGCTGACGTTCTCCGGACTCGCGGGCCTGGGCGACCTGGTGGCGACCTGCTCCTCGCCGCTGTCGCGCAACCACACCTTCGGCACCAACCTCGGCCGCGGCATGACGCTGGAAGAGACCATCGCCGTCACCAAGCAGACCGCCGAGGGCGTCAAGTCCTGTGAATCGGTGCGCGATCTGGCACGCCGGCACGGGATCGACATGCCCATCACGGAGACGGTCGTCTCCATCGTCCACGAGGGCAAGCCGCCGATGGTCGCACTGGGCGAGCTGATGTCGCGCAGCGCGAAGGCCGAGCGCCACTGA
- a CDS encoding DUF4188 domain-containing protein, which yields MFAKPIPGRTTAAAEGEVVVLLIGMRINHFWGVHHWLPVLAAMPRMLRELSRDRSRGLLGYTLLTGSPRTYYVVQYWESKEKLYAYASAPDMFHRKAWAMMNRKEKKSRQHVGLWHETYIAPEGSYESIYADMPPYGLAAVTGVLPVEGRGRRAADRLAHRSVTERKG from the coding sequence ATGTTTGCCAAGCCGATACCGGGGCGGACGACCGCGGCCGCTGAGGGGGAGGTGGTCGTCCTGCTCATCGGGATGCGCATCAACCACTTCTGGGGCGTGCACCACTGGCTGCCGGTTCTCGCCGCAATGCCGCGCATGCTGCGGGAGTTGAGCCGGGACAGGAGTCGCGGACTGCTCGGCTACACGCTGCTCACCGGGTCGCCGAGGACGTACTACGTCGTCCAGTACTGGGAGTCGAAGGAGAAGCTGTACGCGTACGCGAGCGCTCCCGACATGTTCCACCGCAAGGCCTGGGCGATGATGAACCGCAAGGAGAAGAAGTCCAGGCAGCACGTGGGGCTGTGGCACGAGACGTACATCGCACCTGAGGGATCGTACGAGTCGATCTACGCCGACATGCCGCCGTACGGACTGGCTGCGGTGACCGGCGTGCTGCCCGTCGAGGGGCGGGGCCGTCGCGCGGCGGATCGTCTCGCGCATCGCTCGGTCACGGAGCGGAAGGGCTGA
- a CDS encoding lysophospholipid acyltransferase family protein produces the protein MSRRRIGFWYRLAAAIAKPPLVVLFKRDWRGMEHIPADGGFITAVNHNSYLDPLSYGHFQYNTGRVPRLLAKAGLFKTPFVGMILRGTGQIPVYRETTNALDAFRAAVDAIERGECVAFYPEGTLTRDPDMWPMAGKTGAARVALMTKAPVIPVAQWGANLAMPPYAKEQKLRLFPRKTLQVQAGPPVDLSRFHDKEPTPDVLREATEVIMAAVTAQLEVVRGEKAPAQLYDHRKARAEQRRKAEGKGPK, from the coding sequence GTGTCCCGCCGCAGAATCGGCTTCTGGTACCGCCTGGCGGCGGCCATCGCAAAACCACCGCTGGTGGTTCTGTTCAAGCGTGACTGGCGGGGAATGGAACACATCCCGGCCGACGGCGGATTCATCACTGCGGTCAACCACAACTCGTATCTGGACCCGCTTTCCTACGGTCACTTCCAGTACAACACCGGCCGGGTGCCGCGGCTTCTCGCCAAGGCGGGCCTCTTCAAGACTCCCTTTGTCGGAATGATCCTGCGCGGCACCGGACAGATCCCCGTGTACCGCGAGACGACCAATGCGCTGGACGCTTTCCGGGCCGCCGTCGACGCCATCGAGCGCGGTGAATGCGTCGCCTTCTACCCGGAGGGCACCCTCACCCGCGACCCCGACATGTGGCCGATGGCAGGCAAGACCGGCGCCGCCCGCGTCGCGTTGATGACGAAGGCCCCGGTCATTCCCGTCGCGCAGTGGGGCGCCAACCTCGCGATGCCGCCGTACGCCAAGGAGCAGAAGCTCCGGCTCTTCCCCCGCAAGACGCTCCAGGTGCAGGCCGGACCGCCCGTCGACCTCTCCCGGTTCCACGACAAGGAGCCGACGCCCGACGTCCTGCGTGAGGCGACCGAGGTCATCATGGCCGCGGTCACCGCCCAGCTCGAAGTCGTACGCGGCGAGAAGGCCCCCGCCCAGCTCTACGACCACCGCAAGGCGCGTGCCGAACAGCGGCGCAAGGCCGAAGGGAAGGGACCCAAGTGA
- a CDS encoding DUF3515 domain-containing protein codes for MTSFRRRLRRPVFLGPSAAVLLLAAAGCSTTDAHASITVPTPTPEAAAYCRALHKELPKTVAGQERNDPGPKSELTAGWGDGAIVLRCGVDRPAKMDDPMAKGAEADGVNWLLEQPEDAGPRFTTTYRKAYVEVSLSTAYAHDISPLAAFAAAVKKTVPSSI; via the coding sequence GTGACGTCCTTCCGCCGCCGGCTTCGCCGCCCCGTGTTCCTCGGCCCGTCCGCTGCCGTTCTGCTGCTGGCCGCGGCGGGCTGCTCCACCACGGACGCCCATGCGTCGATCACGGTTCCCACCCCGACGCCGGAAGCCGCAGCCTACTGCCGTGCACTGCACAAGGAGCTGCCGAAGACCGTCGCCGGACAGGAGCGCAACGACCCCGGGCCGAAGTCGGAGCTGACCGCCGGCTGGGGGGACGGGGCGATCGTACTGCGCTGCGGCGTCGACCGGCCCGCAAAGATGGACGATCCGATGGCGAAGGGGGCCGAGGCGGACGGCGTCAACTGGCTGCTGGAGCAGCCGGAGGACGCCGGTCCGCGCTTCACCACCACCTATCGCAAGGCGTATGTCGAGGTATCGCTCTCGACGGCGTACGCGCATGACATCAGCCCGCTGGCAGCGTTCGCCGCCGCCGTCAAGAAGACGGTCCCCAGCAGCATCTAG
- the ndgR gene encoding IclR family transcriptional regulator NdgR, which translates to MDNSSGVGVLDKAALVLSALESGPATLAGLVAATGLARPTAHRLAVALEHHRMVARDMQGRFILGPRLAELAAAAGEDRLLATAGPVLTHLRDITGESAQLYRRQGDMRICVAAAERLSGLRDTVPVGSTLTMKAGSSAQILMAWEEPERLHRGLQGARFTATALSGVRRRGWAQSIGEREPGVASVSAPVRGPSNRVVAAVSVSGPIERLTRHPGRMHAQAVIDSAARLSEALRRNG; encoded by the coding sequence ATGGACAACTCTAGCGGCGTCGGCGTTCTCGACAAGGCAGCTCTGGTATTGAGCGCCCTGGAGTCCGGTCCGGCCACCCTCGCCGGGCTGGTCGCGGCGACCGGGCTCGCACGACCCACGGCCCATCGACTGGCCGTGGCACTGGAACACCACCGGATGGTGGCGAGGGACATGCAGGGCCGTTTCATCCTCGGCCCGCGGCTGGCGGAGCTCGCGGCCGCGGCCGGCGAGGACCGCCTGCTGGCGACGGCCGGCCCGGTGCTCACACACCTGCGCGACATCACCGGCGAGAGCGCGCAGCTCTACCGCAGGCAAGGCGACATGCGGATCTGTGTGGCGGCCGCGGAGCGGCTGTCCGGACTGCGGGACACCGTGCCGGTCGGCTCCACACTCACCATGAAGGCCGGCTCGTCGGCCCAGATCCTGATGGCCTGGGAGGAGCCGGAGCGCCTGCACCGCGGCCTCCAGGGCGCCCGCTTCACGGCGACAGCGCTTTCCGGCGTCCGGCGGCGCGGCTGGGCCCAGTCGATCGGCGAGCGGGAGCCGGGCGTCGCCTCGGTCTCGGCGCCGGTGCGCGGCCCGTCGAACCGGGTGGTCGCCGCCGTCTCGGTCTCCGGACCGATCGAGCGGCTGACCCGCCACCCGGGCCGGATGCACGCCCAGGCGGTCATCGACTCGGCCGCGCGGCTGAGCGAGGCCCTGCGCCGCAACGGCTGA
- a CDS encoding MerR family transcriptional regulator: MRLSELSKQSGVTTATIKYYLREGLLPPGERVSATQAEYDESHLRRLRLVRALIQVGRLPVATAREVLGHVDDEALGRTIRLGAALWSLPHGPEPDEEAPETAEARHEADRLLDRLGWAFVKDLGSLDPVHRALVASMATLIRLGYPCDIEYLAEQARLMEQVAVHDLDMMESYPAGAEQVEMAVASVVLYEPLLLALRRLAQEEESARRYGL, encoded by the coding sequence ATGCGACTGTCGGAACTGAGCAAGCAGAGCGGCGTCACGACCGCGACGATCAAGTACTACCTGCGTGAGGGGCTGCTGCCGCCCGGTGAACGCGTCAGTGCGACCCAGGCCGAGTACGACGAGAGCCATCTGCGCCGACTCCGTCTGGTGCGGGCGCTGATCCAGGTCGGCCGCCTTCCGGTGGCAACGGCACGCGAAGTACTGGGACATGTCGACGACGAGGCACTCGGCCGGACGATCCGCCTCGGCGCGGCGCTGTGGTCCCTGCCGCACGGCCCCGAGCCGGACGAGGAGGCCCCGGAGACGGCCGAGGCGCGCCACGAGGCCGACCGGCTTCTCGACCGGCTCGGCTGGGCGTTCGTGAAGGATCTCGGCTCACTGGACCCGGTCCATCGCGCACTGGTTGCGTCGATGGCCACCCTCATCCGGCTCGGCTACCCGTGTGACATCGAGTACTTGGCGGAGCAGGCCCGCCTCATGGAGCAAGTGGCCGTCCACGACCTGGACATGATGGAGTCCTATCCGGCGGGCGCTGAGCAGGTGGAGATGGCGGTCGCCTCGGTGGTGCTCTACGAACCGCTGCTGCTGGCGCTGCGCAGGCTGGCCCAGGAGGAGGAGTCGGCCCGGCGGTACGGTCTCTGA
- the leuC gene encoding 3-isopropylmalate dehydratase large subunit — MGRTLAEKVWDDHVVRRAEGEPDLLFIDLHLLHEVTSPQAFDGLRQAGRRVRRLDLTIATEDHNTPTLDIDKPIADPVSRAQLETLRKNCAEFGVRLHPLGDVEQGVVHVVGPQLGLTQPGTTVVCGDSHTSTHGAFGALAFGIGTSQVEHVLATQTLPLARPKTMAITIDGELPHDVTAKDLILAIIARIGTGGGQGYILEYRGSAIEKLSMEARMTICNMSIEAGARAGMIAPDETTFDYLKGRDHAPQGEDWDAAVAYWKTLRTDEDAVFDAEVVIDAAELAPFVTWGTNPGQGAPLSANVPDPASYEDASERNAAEKALEYMGLTAGQPLREIGVDTVFVGSCTNGRIEDLRNAASILDGRKVADGVRMLVVPGSVRVALQAVEEGLDKVFTAAGAEWRHAGCSMCLGMNPDQLAPGERSASTSNRNFEGRQGKGGRTHLVSPQVAAATAVLGHLASPADLSDARTSAGV, encoded by the coding sequence ATGGGTAGGACACTCGCGGAGAAGGTCTGGGACGACCATGTCGTCCGGCGCGCCGAAGGTGAGCCCGACCTCCTCTTCATCGATCTGCACCTGCTGCACGAGGTGACCAGCCCGCAGGCCTTCGACGGCCTCCGTCAGGCCGGACGCCGGGTGCGGCGCCTCGACCTCACCATCGCCACCGAGGATCACAACACCCCGACCCTCGACATCGACAAGCCCATCGCCGACCCGGTCTCCCGCGCCCAGTTGGAGACGCTGCGCAAGAACTGCGCGGAGTTCGGCGTACGGCTGCACCCGCTGGGCGACGTCGAGCAGGGCGTCGTGCACGTGGTCGGCCCGCAGCTGGGGCTGACCCAGCCCGGCACCACGGTCGTCTGCGGCGACTCCCACACCTCCACGCACGGCGCGTTCGGCGCGCTGGCGTTCGGCATCGGCACCAGCCAGGTCGAGCACGTGCTGGCCACCCAGACGCTGCCGCTGGCCCGTCCGAAGACGATGGCGATCACCATCGACGGCGAACTGCCCCACGACGTGACGGCCAAGGACCTGATCCTCGCGATCATCGCCCGGATCGGCACCGGCGGCGGCCAGGGCTACATCCTCGAATACCGCGGCTCGGCCATCGAGAAGCTCTCGATGGAAGCCCGGATGACCATCTGCAACATGTCGATCGAGGCGGGCGCCCGGGCCGGCATGATCGCCCCGGACGAGACCACGTTCGACTACCTGAAGGGCCGCGACCACGCCCCTCAGGGCGAGGACTGGGACGCCGCCGTCGCGTACTGGAAGACGCTGCGCACGGACGAGGACGCGGTCTTCGACGCCGAGGTGGTCATCGACGCCGCGGAACTGGCCCCGTTCGTCACCTGGGGCACCAACCCCGGTCAGGGTGCGCCCCTGTCGGCGAACGTCCCCGACCCCGCTTCGTACGAGGACGCCTCGGAGCGGAACGCCGCCGAAAAGGCCCTGGAATACATGGGGTTGACCGCTGGGCAGCCGCTGCGCGAGATCGGTGTCGACACCGTCTTCGTAGGCTCCTGCACCAACGGCCGCATCGAGGACCTGCGTAACGCGGCCTCGATCCTGGACGGCCGCAAAGTCGCCGACGGCGTACGGATGCTGGTCGTCCCCGGTTCGGTCCGGGTCGCCCTGCAGGCTGTCGAGGAGGGCCTGGACAAGGTCTTCACCGCGGCAGGCGCCGAATGGCGGCACGCGGGTTGCTCGATGTGTCTCGGTATGAACCCCGACCAGCTGGCCCCCGGCGAGCGCTCCGCCTCGACCTCGAACCGTAACTTCGAGGGCCGGCAGGGCAAGGGCGGCCGTACTCACCTGGTCTCCCCGCAGGTCGCCGCCGCCACCGCCGTGCTGGGCCACCTGGCCTCGCCGGCCGACCTGTCCGACGCCCGTACGTCCGCCGGAGTCTGA